CAAATGCTCGGCCTTCGGACGACTCACAGTTAATGCTCTAGGAAGAACCTATTTTCAATTTTATGAAGCTATGGAGAAAGCAAGAGAAGAAAATCAGTAAAATACGCCATCAAAAAACCCGCCGAAGCAGGGCTTTATTACTAGCTCAAGGCTTGAAAAATAGTCCAATATCAAAACCACGTGGTCTGTAATTAGAGTGAATGACTTGTTTAAAACATCAAGTTTGGCAAAGACACCCCCACCTAAACTTCAGATAGTTGATCAAGAGTGAGTTCAGTGTTGTTTATTGTCTTAGAGAATTGTGAGGGTTGAGTCCCTTCGATGTACTTACTATCTCTCTGATCAATGACTGAGGTATTGATTTACTTCTGATGAATCTGTGAGGTTCGTCACAATCTCATAACGACAAAAAAATACCCCGCAAAAGCAGGGCAAAGATTCATTTTATTTCATTGGATCATTTCTTCCCATTGACGTAAAAGTCTTCTAATTTTAATTCTCTGCGCTTCAACTGATCTTTTAGGATCTCTGGAAGAGTGATTATTCCAAGCCTGCGATGGCGAATTGGATTAAATTTGATCCTGTTGCCACCAGAAATTGCAGATAATTGATCAAGAGTTAGTTCAGTGTTGTTCATTGTCTTAGATAGTTGTGAGGGTCGTTTCCCTTCGATGTACTTACTATCTCTCCAATTAATGACTAAGGTGTTGATCTACTTCTGCTTAATCTGTGAGGTTGGTCACAAGTGATATTTCAAGTTTTGCCTCCTCAGACATCAATTTAATTATCAAAGGGCCCAATAGAAGGTTTTCTAATTATTAAGGCCATCAATTAATAGCTAAACAGATTTTTGAAGACCTTGTATTGCTTGCATTTAAGTTTGTTTTTCTTGTGCTCTAGCTAATCAAATTCAATTCATCTTCTTGCTGTAATCAAAGTTACTTTTAAGTTTCTAAAGGATTCTTAATTTCAGATAAATGCGCTTTAATTCCATTAATTAAATATCTCCATTCATGGGTGAATCATTACAGAAAGCATTTTTCGGTGTCATAGCTCTAGGGGTCTCTTGTATAGCTATCGAATTAATACCTGTTTCAAGACAAGCTGCTTATTGGAATCGCTGCTTAGATAACACAGTGAAATTTCTTGAAAAGGATGTAAGACAATTAAAGGGATGGGACAAGAAAGCAAAAGAATCACTCGCTGTTGGTTTATGTAATGGAGCGGTCTACGAGCCGAAGTTGAACACTGAATAACTACCAATATGGATCATCTCCATCAATATCACCCATATCAAAAACTGATCCTTATTTAACAGACTTAGAAATCTGGTCTAAAAGGATACTTCCCTTGCTTGATGGATTTGGACAGAATGAACTTATGGATGAACCTTTATTTTTAAAAGTCAGACCTGGGGACGCTGTTCTATATGAAAAGGAGCAAATTGGAAAAGTTCTTACTTTTGTTGGCGGCTCTCGTGATCCTGATGCACCCTCACTCTTTCAAATTGCCAACGTAGATTCTGGCGAAATCCGCTGGATTCAGGGTGAGGAAGTTACTGAAATAGTTTGTGAATATCGGACAACAATCAAAAAGCCTTCTACTTTTTTCGAGCAAATACAGCAGCAACAACAGCAGTAGAAATAACCAACAAGAAACCCCTCTAGAAATTCCAATAACTAAAGGGGTTATTAATCAACTCGTACTATATAAAGTCAATTATGTCTTGATGAGGTTTGGCCTCAATTAAAAATATAAGTGAAATCAGGCTAGAAAACAAGCAAAGCTTGGAAAGTTCTACTTCAACCGAACATCAGTATTAGAGAAGTTCTTTTTTAAAATAGCAAGTTGATGGCGTAATAAGGAAGCATCATCAAGCAAGATCAGGGGATAGACGTCGAAATCCTGTCCTCTCTTCGCAAATTCAAAAAAAGTTCATTAGTTCTGCACTTTTTTTTGAGAACCTGAAAGAATTGAATATTCAATCTTTTCCCTTAAAAAACTTCCTCACACAGTCTTAGTTAATCCTCCTAAAAAGAGGGTTTTCTTGTTCTATCCTTCAGCCATAGACCATTGCCTAACAGCAGTAGGGCGTGCACCGAATATGTCAGGGACATTTCGTTTAAAGCAAGAAGATAAGATGAACTAGATCAGCTAGAAAGGTTTTATGAAACTTTATCGCTTAAATCATATTTTTACAAAAACTCCATAAACTAAAAAATTTCCAAACAAGAGGATAATATTTTTTGGGATTATTCTTAAAATTTGATTTATCCAAAGACATTACAACTTGAATCTGGAAGTGATCTTCTTAATAGTCTTCAAGCTCTGGCGATAAAAGAGAATAAATCTGGATATGTTTTGAGTGTAGTAGGTAATTTATCTATGGCTAAATTTCAATGTCCGGGGAAAGGACAAGTTACTACAGTTGAAAATCATCTAGAAATAATAGCCTTAAATGGAACAATATCGCCAAACAAATGTCATCTTCATATAAGTCTTTCAGATGGAGAATGCAAGGTATGGGCCGGTCACCTAGAGGAGGGAACGATAATACTTAAAGGCGCTGACTTATTAATAGGATTTCTTGATGAGACTATAAATAAAAAAGAAGTCAATACTAATCAACAAACAGTTGAAATATTTATACTTCCAAATTGTCCATGGTCCTCGAGAGCTGTTCGGATGCTGAGAACATTACAAATACCACATGAAATAAAAGTGATAGAAAATGATGATGATTTTAATTCCCTTCATAAAAGAAGTAATTATTCGAGCTTTCCTCAAATTTTTATAGATGAAGAATTTATTGGTGGTTACTCAGAATTAGCTGAACTTCAAGCTTCTGGCAAATTAAGCAGTTAGTGAGTTATCAAACTCCACCTCCCAACTGTCGTAGGACTTACTCAATAAATTCCGGCAATCTTTTTTAACTCCAGCCGTAACTTCCATAGCTGTTAATTCTTGTTTTTCCAGCCGAACATCTCAGCCATTTTTCCCGTTGAGGCAAAGTATCCAATCGCTCCAAGGAACAAATCAAAAGCAATCAGATTGGGAACGATATCTCCAATGATCTGAGCTTCTCCAAACATAAGAAACATAATCACAACAAATATTCTTGCCTAGTTATCAGCGAAGTTCATTCTTCCATGATGATTCTTTTTAGGTAAGACCGGAGAAGAAGAAATACCAGATAAAAACAATAGCGTTTAAGCCAAAAGTTACTGAAATTCCAATAACTTTGAATTTCATTCCTACCTCATCAGAACCAGAATTTAATTTCACATCAGGCATCATTATTATTTGGGGGGTAAGTGCCTCGTTACCTTACTTTCCTCTGCTGGACATTCTTTTCAGCGCTCTCTCTTTAGGCGTGTTTTCTCAAAAGCTTCTCTTCTGAGTTACTTCTCTGAGCTTCAATCTTTGCTTCTTGCTTTGCTGGAGATGAATATTCGGTCAGCTTGGTCATTAGTTCCAAAGTGGTATGCGTGACGATTTCTGAGTAAACAAAAGGCCTATCTGGTGGTGAGGTCATTTAATTCGCAACGAATTTACGCTAAGGGTAGTGTTTTTGGAAATCTTTGGTGCATGATCTTTACATAAGAGTCTGGAAATTCTCAATCAGTTCCCTTCTCACATAAAAAGGACTGACCTAAGTCAGCCCCAATGGTTCCGATAGCAATCGGCTGTCAACATTTTCATTTTGACAGGTTTAGGAGAAAACTCTTGGGTATGGTGTTTGTCCGTTCATTAATGATGTGTCTATTGGCTTGCAGATATTCATTAATGCACTCAGTCCAAAACCAGGCCCTGTAGGACCATCAATGAATTCCTGAAATTCTTCTATGGAAATCCCTTCTTTTGTTTCCCAAATACAGTAGAGAGGACCATTTGCAGTAACAGCATTAGCTGAATGGTTGAAAAACCCTTTTTCTTTGTTGGCTCCTACAGCCTCATCCCATCCTCCACCAGGAGCCATTGCTGCATAAGCAGTTTTCCACCACTTAGAGGAAGTACCAGCTCTGAATTCGTGATGAACGATATAAAGGTTAGAGGCCATTGAGAATTTATTTTGCAGCATATTATTAACTTAAAAAGCGTTTCTTCAGTTGATTCATCCTGCTTTCATGACTTTGATGTTGTTAAAGGTAAAAATTAATACATGCATTAACTATCGCCTAGAGATAGCTATAAACAAGGAGTAAATGATTGATACGCATGTCTAAGAGAACATGGATGAGCGGTTTTAAATTAAATATTCATGCACCAGGGACTGGATTTGCACTGATGCTTTTAGCTCTAACTCAAGTTCCAGTAGCAATTAAAAGCACAGCAGAAGTTTATTGTATGGAAAAGCTAGGGCAGAAATATAATTCAGCAGTCGTAGCGATTATCGAATGTAATGGTGGAAAATGAATCTATCTCAATAATTAATCGCGTTATTAGCTATTTTTATTTTACTAATATCTACTTAGAAGGGGCATTTTCTATTTAGCATCAACTATCAAAATAGACAACTAAGGAATCCGTCCATTAGCTAACTGTCCAGAAATGGCGTTGTCTGATAAGAACATACAGATTATGAAAAATGCTGTCAAGCAATGAAAATTAGTGATCTGAGGGGAAGTGACAAGTTGCGACCTTGTACAACCTCATGCAACCATATATGTACCCTGATAAGTTTTTGTTTTCATAAAAAAACTCTCTAAGGTAATTTTATTAGTAATTAATTTTTGAATGTCTAATCCATTATTTGCCGTGCCACTCAATATGGGGACAGGTACTTGGGTAGTGACGATTATTGCTGGTTTAAGTTTTGTAGTGATGTTTGGTATAGCTTCAGCTTTTGGTGACTTCCAAGGCCTAATTAATACAACATTAGAAAATGATTCAAATGCTAGAGAAAGCAGAAAGAACATAAAATAAAAAAGGACTGACTTTTGCCAGTCCCATTTATTCAATTACCCATCAGAGGGGATTGATTTGCTTTTATGGTTTAGAAGCTAAACACTGTTTCAACAACAACACCAGAGTCGTCATCACCAGCACCTGTATCTTCTACTGTGAAGAAACCAGGAGTGATGGTAACGCTGTCGTTCACTGCATAGGTGTAAGAAACTTCAAATCCTGTTCTATCAAAAGTATCGCTTCCATCAACATCAGTTGAATTGTAAGCAGCACTTAATGTTCCAGGACCTACTTCATAGTCGACACCAACGAAAAAGTCAGTTTCGTCTTTAGCTGTTCCTTCTGGATCCTTTGTGTCGTAAGCAACGCTGATAGTTGCTGGGATGGACTCAGGGCTGTAATAGATACCGCCACCAAATGTGTCGTAACCAGTTGTTCCAGCTTCACCGTCGTTGGAAGCGATTACAAGACCACCACCAAATCCGTCACCGTTGTAGCCAAGGGTTACAGTTGTTACGTCATCACCATTGTCACCACCGATTCCTACTGTTGAATCAGCACCACCAACAGAAACGAAGCTAGCAGAAGCAACTACGCCGCTGTCATTAGAGTAAGCAACACCAATTCCAGGACCAGTTTCGCTACCAGCCAAAGAGTAAGGCATGCTGCCTAGTCTGAAAGCATCTGAGTAAGCAGAAGTTGTTGCTGCAACAACATCATCTTGGTCAACCAAAGGACCAGCTGTTACTTCTAGATCGCCAACTGGGAATGAGTAAAAGAGATCTTTGACAGCAAGATCTGCACCACCACCGTAAGCGCTATCCATAGATGCTAATGGACCAGATGCGTTACCAGCTTTAATACCAGTAACAAGTAGGTCTTCACCGCTGAAGCTAGATTTCATGCTAAGTACATACTTGTACTGCATATAAAGCTCTTCTGACTTGTCATCTGTTCCGCCATCTGCAACTGAACCAACAGTAAAAAAAGCACTTCCACCAAGAGTGGTCGTTGATGAAAATGCAGTATCTGCATTAACGGCAACTGGAGCCATAAGGCCTAGAGCTGCAGGAGCTACCAGCAAACGCTGAAAAAGCTTCATTGTGTCCTCACACAAATTAAGATTGAATTTATTGTCGTAAAAAAGCAGACAACCTGATGTATTTATTGATACATCAGGCACTTCAGGTGTTAAAGACGCCCCCGACAAATTAGACACATCTACCTAAAAATATAAATATAGAAATGATTGGGTTTAACTGATCATCTGCGAACAGTAATGGGACTGAAAAGCTCTCTTACAGAAAAGAGGGATCTAAATGTGATGGTCGATAAGAAGACACAAATGGACGATGCTTGCTTTTAAGTGCCACAATCACATCTTCTCCCAAATGCCAAATCCATTGTTGTTGGGCTGACTCATAAACATCAGCAATCTTTTTCCAACTCCAGCAATAACTTCTATATCTGTTAATTCTGGTTTTCTTAGTATCCAATGCCCACATAAATAGAATTAGTGGAAACATAAGCTCGGCACAAAGCCATGCAAAAGCGCATGTAAAGATGTCTTTAGTTTTTAGAATTGCTTTAATGCCGAGTGAGAACCAACAAGTTCTGCCCCTTCAATAAAAAAACTTTATTTCATGGATTTACAAAAAGCACTAAATCTCAACAGTTATGAATGGTGGAGAAACCATAGAAGAGTCGTTACTTTTGGTGGATTCTTAATTCTATTTGGATGCTGGGTCAATCCTGTCATTCAAGAATCAAGGAATAAAAATTTGTGTGTTCGTACATATTCAGAGCTTTATACCGTCCCTGAAGTTCTTGAAAAATTTAATGCGAAACAATTAGAAGAGTTTGGACTTGATACAAATGACTTTGCTAAAGCTTTGGCATATCAAACCTGTACGAGTCAAAAAGCTATTGGTAAATAAATGAAAATAAAAATAATCCTAAAAACTGTTGGATCTCTTCACTTGTTATTGGGTGTACTGCTAATAAACATGTTGATTTTTTCTGTTGATACCATTGCTCCATCAGTCTCATCAGAAACATTGTTATTTATTAGAGGCTCTGTTGATGTTGTTGCAGCAACAAATATAGGTATTGCTTTCTTATTGATAATTTCTAGTTCCATCAGAGATCATGAATCTGCCAAGAAAGTTTTACTGGGTGAATTGATATTGATGCTTTGCCTCTTAATAGTTGCAGTATTCAATACTCTTAATGCAGGAGTCATTGTTGATGCTGGTCCACCTCCACCGTTTTGGATTGTTCTAATTGCAAATCCAGTTTTGTGTACTTATGGATTACTAAAAGGTAAATAAATGAAAAGCTTACTACTTCCTCTACTCACTGCTATTGCTTTACCTACTCCTGCACAGGCTAAAATAAATGATGAAATACATAAACGCTGTCTCGATGCTAGAGATTATTCAGGCTGCGTAAGAGCAAACCAGAGTTCAAGTCTTAAGCTCAAAAAAGAAATTACTGGTATAGGCGTTAATCTATTCCTAAATACTGAAACTTATGAAATAACAATACTATCAATTATTAATGGAACTCCTGCCTCTGATGCAAATATTGAATCAGGTGACGTAATTCTTGAGGTAGATGGGAAATCAACTAAAGGAGTGGGTATAGAAGAAGTAATTGAATTAATCAAAGGACCAAAAGATAAGCCTGTAAAATTAGTTCTTGGAAGAACAAACGAAAAAGGAAAAAGGAAAAAAATTAAAATTCGCTTGATTAGGGATACTTTTGAAATTCCAAATAACGAATCTCTGAATCAAATGAAGATAAGAGAATGGTTTAATCGAGAG
This is a stretch of genomic DNA from Prochlorococcus marinus str. MIT 0912. It encodes these proteins:
- a CDS encoding Notch domain-containing protein, translated to MDLQKALNLNSYEWWRNHRRVVTFGGFLILFGCWVNPVIQESRNKNLCVRTYSELYTVPEVLEKFNAKQLEEFGLDTNDFAKALAYQTCTSQKAIGK
- a CDS encoding CCRG-2 family RiPP, whose amino-acid sequence is MNNTELTLDQLSAISGGNRIKFNPIRHRRLGIITLPEILKDQLKRRELKLEDFYVNGKK
- a CDS encoding DUF3104 domain-containing protein, producing MLDGFGQNELMDEPLFLKVRPGDAVLYEKEQIGKVLTFVGGSRDPDAPSLFQIANVDSGEIRWIQGEEVTEIVCEYRTTIKKPSTFFEQIQQQQQQ
- a CDS encoding porin gives rise to the protein MSNLSGASLTPEVPDVSINTSGCLLFYDNKFNLNLCEDTMKLFQRLLVAPAALGLMAPVAVNADTAFSSTTTLGGSAFFTVGSVADGGTDDKSEELYMQYKYVLSMKSSFSGEDLLVTGIKAGNASGPLASMDSAYGGGADLAVKDLFYSFPVGDLEVTAGPLVDQDDVVAATTSAYSDAFRLGSMPYSLAGSETGPGIGVAYSNDSGVVASASFVSVGGADSTVGIGGDNGDDVTTVTLGYNGDGFGGGLVIASNDGEAGTTGYDTFGGGIYYSPESIPATISVAYDTKDPEGTAKDETDFFVGVDYEVGPGTLSAAYNSTDVDGSDTFDRTGFEVSYTYAVNDSVTITPGFFTVEDTGAGDDDSGVVVETVFSF
- a CDS encoding PDZ domain-containing protein, which translates into the protein MKSLLLPLLTAIALPTPAQAKINDEIHKRCLDARDYSGCVRANQSSSLKLKKEITGIGVNLFLNTETYEITILSIINGTPASDANIESGDVILEVDGKSTKGVGIEEVIELIKGPKDKPVKLVLGRTNEKGKRKKIKIRLIRDTFEIPNNESLNQMKIREWFNRELPSNLDPMLQRNGKSLR
- a CDS encoding PCC domain-containing protein, with product MIYPKTLQLESGSDLLNSLQALAIKENKSGYVLSVVGNLSMAKFQCPGKGQVTTVENHLEIIALNGTISPNKCHLHISLSDGECKVWAGHLEEGTIILKGADLLIGFLDETINKKEVNTNQQTVEIFILPNCPWSSRAVRMLRTLQIPHEIKVIENDDDFNSLHKRSNYSSFPQIFIDEEFIGGYSELAELQASGKLSS